One Arthrobacter sp. B3I4 genomic window, ACTGCATCGTCATCCGGGTCCTGCGCTGGCCGGTCCATGGAAAAAGTCTAGCCGCCAAGTGATTGACACTGCCAACCACTCCTGCGAAGCTTGCGCGGTGACGACCCGCCCGCCCGCCGACGATGCCGGCGACACTGCTACCGCAACGACCTCCGCACCGGCAGGCGCCCCGGCGTCGGCGACGCTGTGGCGGGACGCAAACTTCACCGCGTTCTGGACTGCCCAGGCGTTGAGCCAGCTGGGTTCGCAACTCGGGCACCTGGCCTTTCCGGTTCTGGCCGTGACCCTGCTGGGGGCCACCGAATTCGAGATCGGCGTCCTCAACGCCGCCGGCCTTGCCGCCTTCCTCGTGGTCGGGCTGCCGGCCGGGGCGTGGGTTGACCGCTGGCTGAAGCGGCGCACCATGATCACCGCGGACCTGATGCGGATGGCGGCCATGAGTGCTGTGCCGCTGTTGTGGTGGTCCGGTTCCCTGGAGATCTGGCATCTGTACCTGGTCTCAGGGGTGGTGGGCGTCGCCACCGTGTTCTTCGATGTCTCCTACCAAAGCTTCGTGCCGCTGCTCGTTGTCCCCGGCAAAGTCGGGGAAGCGAACGCCAAGCTCGAGGCCACCGCCCAAATCGCGCGGATCGGCGGTCCCGCAGCCGGGGGCGCGCTACTGACGGTAGTCTCCGCGCCGCTGTTGTTCATCGGTGAATCGCTGGGGTACCTGCTCTCTGCCGTGTTCCTGGCCCGCACCCGCGACCAGGAGCAGAAGGCGCCCGTGGAGGGCCGGAACTCGCTGGCGACCGAGATCAAAGAGGGGCTCAGCTTCGTGGTGCGGCACCCCCTGATCAGCCGCATCGTGCTGTGCACCGGCGGTATGAACTTTTCAGGCATGATCATCTTTACCCTGCTGCCGCTGCTGGTCCTGAGGGAGCTTGGCCTAGGACCGCAGGGCATGGGGATCATCATGTCGGTCGGGGCGGCCGGAGGTCTCCTCGGGGCGGTCGCCGGTCCCTGGCTGGCGCGGCGGATCGGGGAAGGTAGGATCATCCCGGCGGGTGCTCTGTTCAGTGCGCTCTGCCTCATCCTGGTCCCGGTCGCTGCGATGCAGGAAGACCGGGCCGTTGCCCTGCTGCTCCTGGCGGTGTCTGAATTCGGCACCACCGTGGCGGCGCTCGTCTATAACGTGATGCAGGTGACGATGCGGCAGCGGGTCTGCCCGCCGCGGCTATTGGGGCGGATGAACGCGTCCATCCGTTTTGTGGTCTGGGGGGTCATGCCGGTGGCGGCACTGGCCGGCGGCTACCTGGGGGAGCACCTCGGGATTATGCCTGCGATGTGGCTAGGCGTGGCCGGCAGCCTGCTGGCCGTACTCCCGGTGCTGTTCTCGCCCCTGCCGGGGATAAAGAAACTCCCGGACACCGTCGAGGCCCCGAGCCGCTAGGAAACGGTCCGCGGGGCCCGCCGCGGCGGCGGAGGCGGCACGGCCTTGGCGGCGGCCACCTCAACCAGCGGAACGACGACGTCGCTCCGCCGGGTCCGAACGACGCACTCCGTGCCGGTACACGACAGCAGTTCGCCCAGCGCATCCGTGACACCGCCGTCGATCCGGTAGCGCACCACCACCCTAGTGCCGGGCCGGGCGGCAACCAGGAACTCTTGCGGCGACGTGGGGGAGGAACTCACCTCGCTATTCTAGGTCCGCGGCGCCCGGGGTCACCGACCAGGTTCCGTCCGGCTAGGTTCGCGGGATGAGCCGGGGAGATAATAGGCTGAGCAGTGAGAAGCCCGGCGCTCAGGCCGGCGGCAACAACCGGCGGAGCCCGGAACCAACGTGGAGAGGCCAGGGACGTGACGTACGTAATCGCGCAGCCGTGTGTAGATGTTAAAGACAAGGCCTGTATTGAAGAGTGCCCCGTCGACTGCATCTACGAAGGTGAGCGTTCGCTGTACATTCACCCCGACGAGTGCGTGGACTGCGGAGCCTGTGAGCCGGTGTGCCCGGTGGAGGCGATCTACTACGAGGACGACACCCCGGAGGAATGGGCCGATTACTACAAGGCCAACGTGGAGTTCTTCGATGTGCTCGGCTCCCCGGGCGGCGCAGCCAAGATCGGCAATACCCACACCGACCACCCCATGATTGCCGCCCTGCCGCCGCAGAACCAAGACCACTAGGGCGGCGCGACGGTGACTTCTGCGGTGCGCAGCTTCGGCCTCAGCCTGCCCGACTACCCGTGGGAAGCGATGGCGCCCTATCTCGCGCGGGCCGCGGCCCATCCCGGCGGGGCCGCGAACCTCTCCATCGGCACCCCGGTCGACGACACCCCGGCACTGGTCCAGGAGGCGCTCCGGGCGGCGGC contains:
- the fdxA gene encoding ferredoxin, encoding MTYVIAQPCVDVKDKACIEECPVDCIYEGERSLYIHPDECVDCGACEPVCPVEAIYYEDDTPEEWADYYKANVEFFDVLGSPGGAAKIGNTHTDHPMIAALPPQNQDH
- a CDS encoding MFS transporter, with product MTTRPPADDAGDTATATTSAPAGAPASATLWRDANFTAFWTAQALSQLGSQLGHLAFPVLAVTLLGATEFEIGVLNAAGLAAFLVVGLPAGAWVDRWLKRRTMITADLMRMAAMSAVPLLWWSGSLEIWHLYLVSGVVGVATVFFDVSYQSFVPLLVVPGKVGEANAKLEATAQIARIGGPAAGGALLTVVSAPLLFIGESLGYLLSAVFLARTRDQEQKAPVEGRNSLATEIKEGLSFVVRHPLISRIVLCTGGMNFSGMIIFTLLPLLVLRELGLGPQGMGIIMSVGAAGGLLGAVAGPWLARRIGEGRIIPAGALFSALCLILVPVAAMQEDRAVALLLLAVSEFGTTVAALVYNVMQVTMRQRVCPPRLLGRMNASIRFVVWGVMPVAALAGGYLGEHLGIMPAMWLGVAGSLLAVLPVLFSPLPGIKKLPDTVEAPSR